The Neochlamydia sp. AcF84 genome contains a region encoding:
- a CDS encoding KH domain-containing protein, whose product MKEFVAYIVKNLVDHPDKVKINEIGGTQTLIIELSVEKSDIGKIIGKKGKTINAIRTLLMSVASRNGIRVNLEILEDGNPVKQEG is encoded by the coding sequence ATGAAAGAATTTGTAGCATACATAGTCAAGAATCTGGTCGACCATCCTGACAAGGTAAAAATTAATGAGATTGGTGGAACACAAACTCTGATTATTGAACTATCGGTTGAAAAATCTGATATAGGAAAAATCATTGGTAAAAAAGGTAAAACGATTAATGCCATTCGTACTCTTTTAATGTCTGTGGCTAGCCGCAATGGCATTCGTGTGAATCTGGAAATACTTGAAGATGGTAATCCAGTTAAGCAGGAAGGCTAA